In the Syntrophus gentianae genome, ACCGTAAAAAATCTGGTCCGGGAAGGTAAGGTCAAGCACTGGGGACTCTCCGAAGCCGGCGTCCAGACGATTCTACGCGCGCATGCAGTTTTGCCGGTTACGGCCATTCAAAGCGAATACTCCATGATGTGGCGGCAGCCGGAGGAAGAGTTGCTGCCCGCACTTGAGGAACTCGGGATCGGCTTTGTCCCCTTCAGTCCGCTGGGCAAGGGTTTTCTCACTGGAAGGTTCGACAAGCATTCGACCTTCGACCGTTCCGATTTCCGCAGCGTCGTTCCCCGGTTCAGACCGGAGAACCTGGATACCAATCAGATCCTGGTCCATTTGATTAAGGAAATTGCAGCCGGTAAGAGCGCAACACCGGCCCAGATCGCTCTGGCATGGGTGCTGGCCCAGAAACCATGGATTGTTCCGATACCGGGCACAACCAAAATGGATCGCCTGGAAGAAAATCTGGGCGCGGCGGATGTCAAGTTGACCAACGGAGAATTGCACGACCTGAATGAAGCATTGGCCAAGATCGAGATTTCCGGGGATCGTTACCCGGCGGAATACGCAAATAGAACAGGCAAATGACAGGAACAAGCAGGAACGAAAAATAACGAGGTGGCAAATGATGGTCCAAACAAAGCGACTGGTCGCCTATTTTTCCCGTGCGGGAAAGAATTATGTCAACGGCGATATCGTTGATCTGCCGGTGGGCAACACCGAAGTGGCGGCCGGCATGATTCAGAAATTGACCGGCAGCGATATCTTTCGAATCGATGCGGTAAAGGCTTATCCGGAAGGCTATCAGGAAACCACGGAGGTGGCCAAAGAGGAACTGCGGCAGAATACCCGACCTGAAATTTCAGGATATCTGGATAATATGTTGGATTACAAAGTGATTTACCTGTGCTATCCCAACTGGTGGGGCACCATGCCCATGGCGGTGTTCACCTTTCTTGAAGCGTATGACTTTGGCGGCAAAACCATTATTCCTTTCTGTACCCACGAAGGCAGCGGCATGGGCCGAAGCGAGCGCGATATCGAAGAGATTTGCGCCGGGGCCAGCGTGTTGAAAGGCCTTGCCATCAGAGGCGGAAGCGTTCAGCAGGCGGAAGACCAGATCGCAAAATGGCTGAGAGACCTGGGGCAGATTGCGTGACGATGCGGCAAATCTGTTGCCGGGAAAAGAAAAGATGACTAGACATGCGCACTGACGGGTGATCTGCCCATGCAAAACAGGAGGTATATCCCTATGAAGGTAATACTCGTAAACGGAAGCCCTCATCCGCATGGATGCACATTCACGGCCCTGGAAGTTGTAGCGGCCGCATTGAATGAGGACAGTATTGAAACGCAATTTTTCCATGTCGGGACCAAGCCTCTAAGCGGCTGCATTGCTTGCCAGACCTGTGCAAAGACCGGACGTTGCGTATTTTCTGATGGCGTGAATGACTTTCTGGAGCTTGCCCAGCAGGCTGACGGTTTTATATTCGGATCGCCCGTTCATTTTTTCTCGATAGGGCTTTTTTTAGCTCATTTTGTTTGGGAAATAGTGCGTTCCGCCTGAAACCGGGGGGCGTCGTCGTTTCAGCAAGAAGAGCCGGGACCACGGCCGCCATCGATCAGCTTAACAAATATCTCACCTGGGCCGAAATGCCGGTTATTTCTTCTCGCTACTGGAATATGGTTCATGGCTTCACACCCGAAGAGGTCAGACAGGACCAGGAAGGCATTCAGATTATGCGGGTGCTGGGGAGAAACATGGCCTGGTTTCTGAAATGCAAGGAGGCCGGGGAAAAAGCGGGTGTGCCCCTG is a window encoding:
- a CDS encoding aldo/keto reductase, which gives rise to MQKRKLGNSGLEISTIGLGCMGMSYGYGPAADKKEMIALIHAAVDRGVTFFDTAEVYGPYTNEELVGEALAPFKGKVVIATKFGIYTKDGKQALDSKPTTIRQSIEGSLKRLNIDAVDLYYQHRVDPDVPIEEVAGTVKNLVREGKVKHWGLSEAGVQTILRAHAVLPVTAIQSEYSMMWRQPEEELLPALEELGIGFVPFSPLGKGFLTGRFDKHSTFDRSDFRSVVPRFRPENLDTNQILVHLIKEIAAGKSATPAQIALAWVLAQKPWIVPIPGTTKMDRLEENLGAADVKLTNGELHDLNEALAKIEISGDRYPAEYANRTGK
- a CDS encoding flavodoxin; amino-acid sequence: MVQTKRLVAYFSRAGKNYVNGDIVDLPVGNTEVAAGMIQKLTGSDIFRIDAVKAYPEGYQETTEVAKEELRQNTRPEISGYLDNMLDYKVIYLCYPNWWGTMPMAVFTFLEAYDFGGKTIIPFCTHEGSGMGRSERDIEEICAGASVLKGLAIRGGSVQQAEDQIAKWLRDLGQIA